In Calothrix sp. PCC 7507, one DNA window encodes the following:
- a CDS encoding AAA family ATPase produces the protein MATIDEVIKKSLNPFDNFAAGNFWKEHELAPTVDSIHQEALTQIKSVLDRIAQDHQTRTLILYGDAGVGKTHFMGRLKRKLNNEAFFVYIEPFPQSDHIWRHILRHTIDSLVNAPVGQTDSQLILWIKSCLSTIRHDLQSEHQSLIDRIKGFFGKQKTDTKADRKLFIDILKKTIGTKEVYNANEFFGVLYGLTNPELNSLACEWLKGDNLDDESLKRLQVKQSIDSEDSARGILGNLSKISGKTQPIVLCFDQLDNIARLPDGSIDLQALFNVNSTIYNGKWQGFLIIISVRTSVWNENYKRIQPADLDRASEKVLLKRITLEEAEALLASRLYQLYHQASPVPNSSIYPLTTEVLVKAFPSRKASPRSVLTLGKRLFQEYKEWLFRDKKDPKPLWLMGVILPPPPPPPPDAELKLLWQQEYKKVQGKITKITLLAAPELIRMLQEALEALEVQAIKPKILKGNYASYSLSYQQPGKKERVGVVWTEEPGMRPFFDVMNACQRVVSNNLCHSLQLIRLASVGQPNLAGNQIYKQIFTYTNHHHIKPSVASVHYLATYHNLVNSALAQELVLADKTINLQELQSLIRKLKILHNCTLLQDLGIVSKPEHDNGKGNDKPDLKPVKEYLLNLVTIQSFMGVIALINEAERQFPTVQHSEIEQLIQQLCDEHTVKIIDPKAKLQDQLIRLVT, from the coding sequence ATGGCAACTATTGACGAAGTTATTAAAAAATCGCTTAACCCTTTTGATAACTTTGCAGCAGGTAACTTTTGGAAAGAGCATGAGCTAGCTCCTACTGTTGACTCTATTCATCAAGAAGCACTAACTCAAATTAAAAGTGTTTTGGATCGAATTGCTCAAGACCATCAAACCCGTACCCTAATTCTCTATGGTGATGCTGGGGTGGGCAAAACTCATTTTATGGGTCGGTTAAAACGAAAGCTAAATAATGAAGCTTTTTTCGTATACATTGAGCCGTTTCCTCAGAGTGACCATATCTGGAGGCATATCTTACGCCACACTATTGATAGTCTGGTAAATGCTCCAGTAGGACAAACAGATTCCCAATTAATTCTTTGGATTAAAAGCTGTTTGTCTACTATTCGTCACGATTTACAAAGTGAACATCAAAGCTTAATTGACAGAATTAAAGGCTTTTTTGGAAAACAGAAAACAGATACTAAAGCTGACCGTAAATTATTTATTGATATTCTCAAAAAGACTATAGGTACTAAGGAAGTTTACAATGCCAACGAATTCTTTGGTGTTCTTTATGGTTTAACTAATCCAGAATTAAACTCTCTAGCTTGTGAATGGTTAAAAGGGGATAATTTAGATGACGAAAGCCTGAAGAGATTACAAGTTAAGCAATCTATTGATAGCGAAGACTCTGCACGAGGTATTTTAGGAAATTTAAGCAAAATCTCTGGCAAGACTCAGCCCATTGTTTTATGTTTTGATCAACTAGATAACATTGCTCGCCTACCAGATGGCTCGATTGACCTACAAGCTTTATTCAACGTTAACTCTACGATTTATAATGGCAAGTGGCAAGGTTTCTTAATTATCATCAGTGTTAGAACTAGTGTCTGGAATGAAAATTACAAACGAATTCAACCTGCTGATTTGGATAGGGCTAGTGAAAAAGTACTCCTTAAACGCATTACGCTAGAGGAGGCCGAAGCCCTATTAGCTTCTCGATTATATCAGTTGTATCATCAGGCTTCCCCTGTACCTAATTCTTCGATTTATCCCTTAACTACAGAGGTACTAGTGAAAGCATTTCCTAGCCGTAAAGCCTCACCTCGTTCAGTGCTAACTCTAGGAAAACGACTATTCCAAGAATATAAGGAATGGCTATTCAGAGATAAAAAAGACCCGAAGCCATTATGGTTAATGGGTGTAATTTTGCCACCACCTCCACCGCCTCCACCAGATGCGGAATTAAAATTATTATGGCAGCAGGAATATAAAAAAGTTCAGGGGAAAATTACCAAAATAACTTTATTAGCTGCACCTGAACTAATTCGGATGTTACAAGAAGCCTTAGAGGCATTGGAAGTACAGGCTATTAAGCCTAAAATCTTAAAAGGTAATTATGCTAGCTATTCCTTAAGTTACCAACAGCCTGGTAAGAAAGAAAGGGTAGGAGTGGTCTGGACAGAAGAACCAGGAATGAGACCATTTTTTGATGTAATGAATGCTTGTCAGAGAGTGGTTTCTAATAATTTATGTCACAGTCTGCAACTAATTCGTCTTGCAAGCGTAGGTCAACCCAACCTGGCTGGAAATCAAATATACAAGCAGATTTTCACATATACTAACCATCATCATATAAAGCCTAGTGTGGCTTCTGTTCACTATTTAGCTACATACCATAACTTAGTGAATTCAGCACTAGCTCAAGAATTAGTACTAGCAGATAAAACAATTAATTTACAAGAATTACAATCGTTAATCCGTAAGTTAAAAATTTTACATAATTGTACTTTGTTGCAAGATTTAGGTATTGTTTCTAAACCAGAACATGATAATGGTAAGGGAAATGATAAACCAGATTTAAAACCAGTTAAAGAGTATTTGTTGAATTTAGTTACAATTCAAAGCTTTATGGGAGTTATAGCTTTAATTAACGAAGCTGAACGTCAATTTCCCACTGTACAACATTCAGAAATTGAACAGTTAATTCAACAACTATGTGACGAACACACGGTTAAAATCATTGACCCCAAAGCTAAGTTACAAGACCAGTTAATTCGTTTAGTTACTTAA